One window of Papaver somniferum cultivar HN1 chromosome 9, ASM357369v1, whole genome shotgun sequence genomic DNA carries:
- the LOC113314030 gene encoding E3 ubiquitin-protein ligase PUB23-like, giving the protein MEKKPDPEMEIPLYFRCPISMEVMKNPVTISTGLSYEKKNIENWFNVYKKKTCPATMQILQNFDVTPNYTLERLILVWQERESKAIDNHPSSSISIKHDELVSLLTTIESTPFKVSSLKKLRSCIELGLEVRLDFVHLGGIEVLSRIITQVLIDRSDFITFRACEEALGVVYQLPISDDASMDLLSKPECMKAMATMLQHGSAEARYHTVTIFRNMSKVEYNWNLVVQDQGMDLFKSLLELVSDEIYTKASSCALDVLIDILSSSKQTRLKAIEAGAICVLIELLPDSNKSICERMLLIIKLLCECAEGRLAFVDHKLGIAALSKKILRVSICATKLGVKILWLLSSFHPKEKVIEDMLVFGSVKKILGLLHIEGQSSTKDNAVKIIKMHGNSWKKYPCFPSELKDYLRLAQDSN; this is encoded by the coding sequence ATGGAGAAAAAACCAGATCCAGAAATGGAGATTCCATTATATTTTAGATGTCCAATATCAATGGAAGTCATGAAGAATCCAGTTACAATATCGACGGGTTTATCATACGAAAAGAAAAACATCGAAAACTGGTTCAACGTATATAAGAAGAAAACATGTCCAGCTACCATGCAAATTCTGCAGAATTTTGATGTAACTCCGAACTATACACTTGAACGATTAATACTCGTGTGGCAGGAACGAGAATCTAAAGCGATCGATAATCACCCGTCGTCGTCTATATCGATTAAACATGATGAGTTGGTATCATTACTGACTACCATTGAATCCACGCCGTTTAAGGTAAGCTCCTTAAAGAAGCTTCGGTCTTGTATTGAATTAGGATTAGAGGTTAGATTAGATTTTGTTCACCTAGGTGGTATCGAAGTGCTTAGTCGAATAATCACCCAAGTTCTCATCGACAGATCAGATTTCATTACATTCCGAGCTTGTGAAGAAGCTTTAGGTGTTGTATATCAACTTCCTATATCAGATGACGCATCTATGGATTTGTTATCAAAACCCGAATGCATGAAGGCCATGGCAACCATGCTGCAACATGGAAGTGCCGAGGCACGGTATCATACCGTAACGATCTTTCGAAACATGTCTAAAGTTGAGTATAATTGGAATTTGGTTGTTCAGGATCAAGGAATGGATTTATTTAAATCCTTGTTGGAATTAGTATCCGATGAGATCTATACAAAAGCAAGTTCTTGTGCTCTTGACGTGTTGATAGATATCTTAAGCTCGTCGAAGCAAACTAGGCTAAAAGCGATCGAAGCCGGTGCAATTTGCGTATTAATTGAACTACTGCCCGACTCCAACAAATCGATTTGTGAGAGAATGTTGCTTATTATCAAATTACTTTGTGAATGCGCTGAAGGGAGATTAGCTTTTGTTGATCATAAGTTAGGGATTGCTGCATTATCAAAGAAGATACTTCGAGTTTCAATCTGTGCAACAAAGTTAGGGGTCAAAATATTGTGGCTGCTAAGTAGTTTTCATCCGAAAGAAAAAGTTATTGAAGATATGTTAGTGTTTGGATCGGTGAAAAAAATACTTGGATTGTTACATATCGAAGGTCAATCATCGACCAAAGATAATGCTGTGAAGATCATCAAAATGCATGGGAATTCATGGAAAAAGTATCCTTGTTTTCCTAGCGAGTTGAAGGATTATTTGAGATTAGCTCAGGATTCAAATTAA
- the LOC113313930 gene encoding nuclear pore complex protein NUP1-like produces the protein MATRAAAATGSYEGGAGGKFQKRPLRNRTTKPYERPITAIRNPIEAGTRNGWISRIVDPAYGLISRTAQNFYKSLFTKSLTAPPPPVTDTNHGQRVQFREAGPSVPSSKSRERGNGNGNGNEGERLNNSLGDNGIDVWEKLFKEKTFTKAEIDRLTEVMHSRAVGESTGNGKKASGLSTSQKAPTQERQEPLHMVVQENGIVSQNLHGGVLAPTFRSNEIEQDVASPTELAKAYMGNRSSKVSPSALGLRSQSLREDVSLLTNAPFTPKSHSMSLVPRSAVRFPTVSENGFMTPRPRGRSAIYNMSRTPYSRVHNSGVLKIDAQVMTPSASSQRPWENSTFSGCKQPSKRRISVLDSDIGTVGPIRRIRQKTNMLMSPSKAMISPSASYTLSADGSYAAQASTFSAQKLLLDESKQNNNSHLRPSENGYTSVPATRLASVPSQSTQMAQKILQQLDKLVPSPKEKSSELRLASARGKSPAKLTLGMLQGQALRSVEDVDSSRFLVTAQSSGALDGAGGNSGSGAEASTSRKQGKVKDNGPAEVLTFRDEKAAKANGVETKSSAEDTVPSGKASEMPPQKRAFQMSAHEAYLDMDDDSYGDRVNITPAVAESEKLGTSTVQSPSNAAEIVPVVKPFTSSSEALPGDAISKADFGASDGDVIDSKKDSSSALSVTPSPSAAVVESAPASQPVSSVENSEPKGQSAFTFNFATKAVESPGVVFGAPSMKKIEPISSTAALAVGVTEHVSKAADLGKSSESTRKADELSKQSENVTSSPVPSSTPVFTFGVPTNSSSNCLSASTTSLFSDPTTIASDASKGIDTSSDTTETTTVVAANGITNPSNVASTSSCISTLPATPAAPFQFGISSSTAVVTSSSSTLPLPSSGSDDKHLEGKTKQPSPFGSLTSTGDTPSNPFGTITGNGIFGFNAGAVNPFANNKSQTPNPFTSATGSSVFSTKAATDESVSGTAPSTNSTPGPFVSSAPSFGFASSTPVSSISSSFVNSAPSANPFGVSTGFGQSSSTSFSMTAGTFSSGTTASGLFSSSSQSSPSPVFPTGGFSFGASKSDAGSTPAASTGFSFGSVTTPVVSSAPLPGSSPFSFTSVAGGTASSNSLSPAVPGFGTASSVMFGTSTNNDQMNMEDSMAEDVLQASAPVVPAFGQPTSSTSPYMFSSPPPSGGSPFMFGGQQNPVTPQMPNPFQPQGEFGLGGGAGSFSLGSTGGGDKSGRKIIKVRRDKLRKR, from the exons ATGGCAACAAGGGCGGCGGCGGCGACAGGATCTTATGAAGGAGGAGCTGGAGGGAAGTTTCAGAAGAGGCCGTTAAGAAATAGAACCACTAAACCCTATGAAAGACCTATTACAGCAATTCGTAACCCTATTGAAGCAGGAACTAGGAATGGTTGGATTTCCAGAATTGTTGATCCAGCTTACGGATTAATATCTAGAACTGCCCAAAATTTTTATAAATCTCTCTTTACGAAGAGTCTCACTGCTCCACCACCTCCGGTCACAG ATACAAATCATGGGCAGAGGGTTCAATTTCGGGAAGCTGGTCCATCT GTTCCATCATCGAAATCACGTGAACGCGGCAATGGGAATGGGAATGGGAATGAAGGTGAGCGCTTGAATAATAGCCTGGGGGACAATGGAATAGATGTTTGGGAGaaattattcaaggaaaaaaccTTTACAAA AGCCGAAATCGACCGTTTGACTGAAGTGATGCATTCAAGAGCTGTTGGTGAATCTACAGGAAATGGAAAGAAAGCTTCTGGGCTAAGTACTTCACAGAAGGCACCGACTCAAGAAAGACAAGAACCCTTACATATGGTGGTTCAAGAAAATGGAATTGTCAGCCAGAACTTGCATGGAGGCGTTTTAGCTCCTACTTTCAGATCAAAT GAAATTGAGCAGGATGTTGCATCACCCACTGAACTTGCAAAAGCTTATATGGGCAATCGGTCTTCCAAAGTTTCTCCTTCAGCATTAGGTTTGCGTAGTCAATCACTCAGGGAAGACGTGTCACTGTTAACTAATGCACCATTCACGCCAAAGTCGCATAGTATGTCCCTTGTACCAAGATCTGCTGTCCGCTTTCCTACTGTCTCTGAGAATGGTTTTATGACGCCAAGACCTCGCGGCAGATCCGCGATATATAATATGTCTCGTACCCCGTACTCTCGAGTTCACAACAGCGGTGTCCTGAAG ATTGATGCACAGGTGATGACCCCATCCGCCTCATCTCAGCGGCCTTGGGAAAATAGCACATTTTCTGGTTGTAAACAG CCTTCTAAAAGGAGAATCTCAGTTCTAGATAGTGATATAGGAACGGTGGGTCCTATACGTAGGATTCGTCAGAAAACCAACATGTTAATGTCACCATCAAAAGCTATGATATCACCTTCTGCCTCTTATACGTTATCTGCTGATGGTTCTTATGCTGCTCAAGCCTCCACTTTTTCGGCACAGAAATTACTTCTGGATGAGTCCAAGCAAAATAACAACTCACATTTGAGGCCTTCAGAAAATGGATATACTAGCGTGCCTGCTACAAGGTTAGCTTCAGTTCCTTCTCAGTCAACTCAGATGGCCCAGAAAATATTGCAGCAGCTTGATAAGTTAGTCCCTTCTCCAAAAGAAAAATCATCTGAGCTCAGGCTAGCCTCCGCCAGGGGCAAGTCACCTGCTAAGTTAACACTTGGTATGTTACAAGGACAAGCTCTTAGAAGTGTCGAAGATGTAGATTCATCAAGGTTTTTGGTTACTGCACAAAGCTCGGGTGCTCTGGATGGGGCAGGCGGTAACTCTGGTTCAGGTGCCGAGGCATCAACTTCGCGAAAGCAAGGCAAGGTTAAGGACAACGGCCCTGCAGAAGTTCTTACCTTTAGAGATGAAAAGGCTGCTAAAGCAAACGGTGTAGAAACTAAATCTTCTGCTGAGGATACTGTCCCTAGTGGCAAGGCCTCAGAGATGCCTCCTCAAAAACGTGCCTTCCAAATGAGTGCTCACGAG GCCTATCTGGATATGGACGATGATTCTTACGGTGACAGGGTTAATATAACCCCAGCGGTTGCTGAGAGTGAAAAACTGGGCACATCTACGGTGCAGAGCCCATCCAATGCTGCTGAAATAGTTCCTGTAGTGAagccttttacttcttcttctgaaGCGCTCCCTGGAGATGCAATTTCCAAGGCTGATTTTGGAGCTTCTGACGGGGACGTCATAGATTCAAAAAAGGATTCATCATCTGCTCTTTCTGTCACACCTTCACCTAGTGCCGCAGTGGTGGAAAGTGCGCCTGCTTCTCAGCCCGTTTCATCAGTTGAAAACTCAGAACCGAAAGGACAATCTGCATTCACATTCAACTTTGCCACTAAAGCAGTTGAATCACCAGGCGTTGTATTTGGTGCTCCATCTATGAAAAAGATAGAGCCAATTAGCAG TACTGCCGCTTTGGCTGTTGGTGTGACAGAGCATGTGTCAAAAGCTGCGGATTTGGGTAAAAGTAGCGAAAGTACTCGTAAGGCTGACGAGTTGTCCAAGCAGTCAGAAAATGTCACTTCCTCTCCTGTACCATCATCGACACCCGTATTCACATTTGGAGTCCCCACTAATTCAAGCTCAAACTGCTTATCTGCTTCCACTACTTCTTTGTTCTCTGATCCTACTACCATAGCTTCAGATGCTTCCAAAGGTATTGATACAAGTTCAGATACCACTGAGACAACCACCGTTGTTGCTGCCAATGGCATCACCAACCCATCCAACGTTGCTAGTACTAGCAGCTGTATATCTACCTTACCAGCAACCCCTGCAGCACCGTTCCAGTTTGGTATAAGCTCTAGCACAGCAGTTGTTACATCTAGCTCAAGTACACTGCCATTGCCATCGTCTGGCTCAGATGATAAACATTTGGAGGGTAAAACAAAGCAACCATCACCTTTTGGTAGTCTAACCTCTACCGGGGACACACCATCTAATCCTTTTGGTACAATTACTGGAAACggcatttttggtttcaatgctGGTGCAGTGAATCCCTTCGCCAATAACAAATCTCAGACTCCTAATCCTTTTACCTCTGCAACTGGATCATCTGTATTCAGTACAAAAGCAGCCACTGATGAATCTGTAAGTGGGACTGCACCATCTACTAATAGCACGCCGGGTCCTTTTGTGTCTTCTGCTCCATCCTTCGGCTTTGCCAGCTCAACGCCAGTGAGCTCTATTAGTTCTTCATTTGTTAATTCAGCCCCTTCAGCTAATCCATTTGGTGTAAGTACTGGGTTTGGTCAAAGTTCTTCAACATCCTTCTCTATGACTGCTGGTACTTTCAGTTCTGGGACTACTGCAAGTGGTTTATTCAGTTCGAGTTCTCAGTCTAGTCCATCTCCTGTCTTCCCAACTGGAGGGTTTTCTTTCGGGGCTTCAAAATCCGATGCTGGTTCTACACCTGCTGCATCAACAGGGTTTTCATTTGGATCAGTAACAACTCCTGTTGTCAGCTCTGCACCATTGCCAGGGTCGTCTCCTTTCTCATTCACCTCTGTGGCTGGTGGCACCGCCTCGTCGAACTCTCTCTCCCCGGCTGTTCCTGGTTTTGGAACCGCAAGCTCTGTTATGTTTGGTACATCCACAAATAACGATCAGATGAATATGGAGGACAGCATGGCTGAGGATGTTTTACAAGCATCAGCTCCTGTGGTTCCTGCATTTGGTCAGCCAACAAGTTCAACCTCACCATACATGTTTAGTTCTCCGCCTCCATCAGGGGGGTCCCCATTCATGTTCGGTGGTCAACAAAATCCCGTGACTCCACAAATGCCAAATCCATTCCAACCACAGGGTGAATTTGGACTTGGAGGAGGTGCAGGAAGCTTCTCACTTGGTAGCACAGGGGGTGGTGATAAATCTGGTCGCAAAATAATTAAAGTTAGGAGAGATAAGTTGCGGAAACGGTAG